From Etheostoma cragini isolate CJK2018 chromosome 10, CSU_Ecrag_1.0, whole genome shotgun sequence, the proteins below share one genomic window:
- the mtnr1al gene encoding melatonin receptor type 1A-like, which translates to MMKGPIFHDPMRLVDPRHLPQMMSLEEREPTMVEGTLGPRNSTPPGGEGAPGQQHQSFPWVETLLAGVLITTIVVDVIGNLLVIVSVFRNRKLRKAGNAFVVSLAFADLVVAIYPYPLVLTAIFHDGWIAGYIHCQISGFLMGLSVIGSIFNITGIAINRYCYICHSLKYDKLFSNSNTMCYVVLVWVLTILAIVPNWFVESLQYDPRVYSCTFAQSVSSLYTITVVVVHFILPIGIVSYCYLRIWILVIQVRRRVKPDTRPKINPHDLRNFLTMFVVFVLFAVCWAPLNLIGLAVALDSRLSWAIPEWLFTASYFMAYFNSCLNAVVYGALNHNFRKEYKRIVLIIFKFHC; encoded by the exons ATGATGAAAGGACCGATCTTCCACGATCCGATGCGACTCGTCGACCCGAGGCACCTTCCGCAAATGATGTCCCTGGAGGAGCGCGAGCCCACCATGGTGGAGGGGACCCTGGGGCCCCGCAACTCCACGCCGCCCGGGGGGGAGGGGGCTCCGGGCCAGCAGCACCAGTCCTTCCCCTGGGTGGAGACCCTCCTGGCCGGCGTCCTGATCACGACCATCGTGGTGGATGTTATCGGGAACCTGCTGGTCATCGTGTCCGTGTTCAGGAACAGGAAACTCAGGAAAGCAG GAAACGCCTTTGTGGTGAGCCTGGCTTTTGCTGACCTAGTCGTCGCCATCTACCCCTATCCGCTGGTCCTGACCGCCATCTTCCACGACGGCTGGATCGCCGGCTACATCCACTGTCAGATCAGCGGCTTTCTCATGGGCCTCAGCGTCATCGGCTCCATCTTCAACATCACGGGCATCGCCATCAACCGCTACTGCTACATCTGCCACAGCCTCAAATACGATAAGCTCTTCTCCAACAGCAACACCATGTGCTACGTGGTGCTCGTCTGGGTGCTCACCATCCTCGCCATCGTGCCCAACTGGTTCGTAGAGTCGCTGCAGTACGACCCAAGGGTGTACTCCTGCACCTTCGCCCAGTCGGTCAGCTCGCTGTACACCATcacggtggtggtggtgcacTTCATCCTGCCAATCGGCATTGTCAGCTACTGTTACCTTCGCATCTGGATCCTGGTCATCCAGGTGAGGAGGAGGGTCAAGCCGGACACACGGCCAAAGATCAATCCGCACGACCTACGCAACTTCCTAACCATGTTCGTGGTGTTCGTGCTCTTTGCCGTCTGCTGGGCGCCGCTGAACCTGATTGGCCTGGCGGTGGCGCTGGACTCCAGGCTCAGCTGGGCAATCCCGGAGTGGCTGTTCACGGCCAGCTACTTTATGGCGTACTTCAACAGCTGCCTCAACGCCGTCGTCTACGGCGCCCTGAACCACAACTTCCGGAAGGAGTACAAGAGGATCGTCCTGATAATCTTCAAGTTTCACTGCTGA